Genomic DNA from Candidatus Cloacimonadota bacterium:
GTTGCTTTCTCATTATTTATACACATGCTATGGTCAAAAAGTCAAGTAGTTTTTTTAACCATAGTAGAAAGATCGTCGATGTTGGGTATTGTATCTATAAGAGATGAAGTGATTAAGAATAAGTAATGAAATGTGCTTAATTTTTTAGCTAAGATTAGGTTTGATAGACAAAAAAATCAAGGAATAAAGGATTTTAAAAGCTACTCCCATAACCCATCAGAGATAAAAGCTTTATGTAATGAATAGGTTTAAAAAAACCTTGCAATGATTTTCAGATTGGAAAAGATGTCACAAAATTGTGTAAATGGAGAGCTTATATGGGTTTAAAGACCTTTCCCGGCGGAATACATAGTGATGATTTCAAGCGCTATTCCAAGAATTCTCCGATAGAGCTTTTTCTGATACCCGAGAGGGTAGTGATCCCACTTAGCCAACATATAGGAGCACCTTCCAAACCGATAGTAAAAGTGGGTGACAGCGTTAAGACTGGTCAGTTGATATGTGAAGCTGGTGGTTTTGTTTCCATCCCAATGCATGCAAGCATAACGGGCAAGGTAACAAAGATTGGTAGGTTTCCTCACCCAATAGGTAATATGCAGTATGCTATCGAGATAATTGGTAATGGTACAGATGAATGGGTTGAGTTGGTAGATGATGAGAATTTTATGGAACTATCAGTTGAAGAGATGCGCAACAGGATCAGTGATGCAGGAATCTGTGGGATGGGTGGTGCCGGATTTCCAACTCATGTCAAACTATCACCCCCTCCGGATAAGAAGATCGATACGGTGATCATCAATGGAGTAGAGTGTGAACCTTATCTGACGGCTGACTATCGACTCATGCTGGAGCGTAGTGAAGACATCTTGAAAGGTTTAAGGATCTTCATGAAGATAGTCGGAGCAAAGAAAGGTTATATCGGAATAGAGGCAAATAAGCCCGATGCTATTTCACTCTTCAAACAAATATTAGCTAAGGAAAAGGATCTAGAAGTCGTAGGATTACAACTTAAATATCCGCAGGGAGCTGAGAAGCAGCTTATTTATGCTTGCACGCAGCGTAAAGTTCCCAATAAGGGCGGTTTGCCGATGGATGTGGGGGTAATTGTTCAAAATGTAGGGACAGCAATAGCTTCTTATGAGGCAGTCCGCTATAAGAAACCTCTTATTGACAGAGTAATTACCGTAACCGGTAGAATTGTCAACAAACCGAAGAACTTGCAAGCCCGGATTGGTTCTCTGTTTAATGAATTATTAGATCATTGTGCAGGTACCAGTGAGGAAATTGCCAAAATAATATCCGGCGGTCCGATGATGGGTTACGCCATATCAACCCTCAATACCCCTTTAGCAAAAGGTAGTTCCGGTCTAATTCTTTTCGACAGTCAAGAAGCAAAGAAACGTAATGAACAAACCTGTATCAGGTGCTGTAGCTGTGTGGATGTCTGTCCAATGAATCTGATGCCTAGTATGATAGTTTCCAGTGTACAGAACAATGACTGGGAATCGGCAAGAAGAGCCGGCGCAGTAGATTGTATAAAATGTGGATGTTGTGCCTATGTTTGCCCGGCACATATCAAGATGATCCAATGGATAGATATAGGAAAGAATAAGATAACAGAAATAGATAGAACAAAGAAAGAGAAACAGTCATGACAAGTGATCAAGTTAAAAAGAAAGAAGAAGCGAAGGGAATGTCGGGGATCTATGCCGTTTCAGCATCCCCGCATATTCATCAACCGGTTTCGGTGAAGAAGGTCATGTGGAGTGTTGTTATTGCGCTGATGCCTGCATTGATAGTAGCTGTCTTATTATTTGGCTATAGGGCATTAACCTTAACGATCTATGGTGTCATAGCGGCAGTCGCTACCGAAGCAATAATTCAGAAACTAAGAAAGAAAGAAGTCTCAATTACAGATGGTAGTGCAGTAATAACAGGCATATTAATTTCCTTCAATCTACATGCAGGAGCTCCTTGGTGGATACCTGTTCTCGGTTCTGTCTTTGCCATAGCCATCGGTAAGCATGTTTTCGGTGGTTTAGGACATAATCCGTTGAATCCTGCACTATTGGGTCGGGTATTCTTAGTTGCTTCTTGGCCGACTTTAACTACAGCCGGCTGGCCTCGCAATGCCTTCGGAGCAATAAGTGGCATAACAAGTAATTTATCTCAGAGTATTCCTGCGGTAGAGAATTTGGTGACCTCCGCTACCCCTATGGCAGTAGTAAAATCTTTACGAGACCCTGTCTTTGTCGAATCCATCAAAGAAACAGTGACAGATGCACCGGCGATATTGATGGGAGAGGTAGCAAGTATAAATACCTTACAGAATGTCTTTTGGGGTAATATAAGTGGCTGTATTGGTGAAGTTTCGGCAGCAGCCCTTCTGTTAGGTGCTATCTATCTTGCCTGGAATAGAATTATCGAGTGGCGCATTCCAGTGAGTTATGTCGGTACTGTCTTTGTTTTGACTTTCATCTTTGGTGGTATTGACGGTATTTTTTCTGCCTCTATTCTGCTTCCTCTTTTCCACATTTTTAGTGGCGGTTTGATATTAGGTGCCTTTTATATGGCGACGGATATGGTTACGACACCCCTAACAAAAAAGGGGCGTATAATCTTCGGAGCTGGTTGTGGGCTCTTAACAACGGTAATCCGTTTATACGGAGGATTCCCTGAAGGGGTAACTTTTGCCATCCTTCTAATGAATCTCATTGTTCCTTTAATAGATAAATATACCTTGCCAAAGACATTCGGGGAGGTAAAAATATGAAGTATTACTTTAAGCTTGGGGCAATTCTTTTTCTAATAGCAGCTGTAGCCAGTGGAGTTTTGGCTTTTGTGAACAATTTTACCAGACCTATCATTGAGGAGAATCAACGGAGAGCCGAAGATGAAGCGAGACGTGAAGTATTACCGGAAGCAGCTGTATTCAAGTTAATGAATACTGAATACCCCTTCTATGTCGGTTTTGATAATGAGAAAAACATTGCAGGATATACCTTCATAGCTGAAGAGATGGGGTATAGCGGAGTTATACAGACTATGGTCGGTGTTGATCCTAATATGAGAATAACTAATATAAAGGTGATCAAACAATCGGAAACTCCCGGTCTGGGTGCAAATTGTGTCAGACCTGAATTTACCAATCAATTCTGCAATTTAGCTTTGGAAGAGCTGGTACTCGATAAAGACAGCGGCTCAATAGTAACAATAACCGGTGCTACCATTACGACCCGGGCATTGACCAGCTCTTTGCAAAAGGCAATAAAAGGAGTTTCAGAAGAGCTGAGAAATCTTCCCGAGATAAGTTACAGCGATCTTATCGAGGATGAAGCAGAGTTTGTCAAAGAGGAACAACCAAGTGCTGAGGAGGTTGAATGAGCTTGATAAAGGAAATGACCAAAGGTTTCGTTAAAGAGAATCCGGTTTTCATTATGGCATTGGGTCTTTGTCCTGTGCTAGCAGTTTCTACTTCGATAGAGAATGCTATCGGAATGGGTTTGGCAGCAACCTTTGTTCTGCTCTGTTCCAACATCCTGATTTCCCTCTTAAAAGATGTCATCCCGACTAAGGTTCGTATCCCCTGTTTCATTGTCGTTATTGCCTCTTTTGTAACTATCGTCGATATGTTGATGAATGCCTATACACCGGAAATTCATAAAAATCTCGGCATTTTTATCCCACTTATTGTGGTTAACTGTATCATTCTTGGCAGAGCAGAGGCATTTGCCAGTCGGAATAGTCTTTTTAAATCAATTTTTGACGGTTTGGGAATGGGTATAGGTTTTACTTTGGCACTTGTATTAGTTGCCTTTTTCAGAGAATTGCTCGGTGCAGGTCAACTTTTAGGAATCCAGATCTTACCGGTTTCTTACCAACCGGTTCTATTAGCAATCCTTGCTCCCGGAGCATTTCTAACGCTCGGCTTACTTATGGGAGCATTAAATCTCTTCAAGAAAAAAGAAGTAGAGTGAGATTAGGAGAGTATTAGATGAGCAATATATTCATGCTGGCGATATCAGCCATACTAATCAATAACTTTGTTTTAGCACGCTTTTTAGGTCTTTGCCCCTACATCGGTGTTTCGAAAAAACTCGATTCAGCGTTAGGTATGGGAATGGCAGTCATTTTTGTCATGACTATGGCATCGACAATAACTTGGGTGATCCAATACCATCTCTTAGCCCCATATAACATTGGTTACCTACAGACGATAGCTTTTATTCTGACTATTGCCTCACTCGTACAGTTTGTGGAGATGGTTATTCAGAAGATGGTTCCTACTCTATATAAAGCGTTAGGGGTCTTTCTACCGCTTATCACAACCAACTGTGCTGTTTTAGGTGTTTCTATTATCAACATCAATGAATCACTCTCCTTTTTAGAGGCTATCTTACACGGTTTCTTTGCTGGGATAGGTTTTACTCTCGTCTTGATAATTATGGCCGGTTTAAGGGAAAGACTGGAATGGGCAGACTTGCCGGATAGTATGAAAGGACTGCCGATTGCTTTTATTATAGCCGGCTGTATGGCATTAGCATTTCTCGGTTTCTCCGGATTTAAAATTTAAGAGGAAAAAATAGATGTTACAGATATTAATCCCCATTGCGATCATAGGTGGACTAGGGCTTGTTTACGGGTTAGTCTTGGCGTTTGCGTCTAAGAAGTTTTATGTGGCAGTTGATCCGAAAATAGATAAGATTTTAGAGGTGTTACCAGGAGTTAATTGTGGTGCTTGTGGTTTACCCGGTTGTGCAGGTTATGCCGAAGGGATAGTAAGCTCTGGGCTACCGATCAATCTCTGTGCACCCGGAGGTGAGAATACAGTCAAAGCAATAGCCGGAATAATGGGTATCGAAGCAGTTATTCGAGAGAAGGAGATTGCCTTTATCCTCTGTCAAAGCGGTGGATATGAAAACACTTTGCTTCGTTACGATTATCAGGGGATAGCAACCTGTAAAGCGGCTGTACTGGTCTCTAACGGTCCAAATTACTGTAATTTTGGTTGTGTCTTTCAAAATGATTGTATCGCTGCCTGTAAATTTGATGCAATAAAAATTGATGAAAGGGGAATGCGAGTTGTAAATCCCGATAAATGTACCGGTTGTGGTGCCTGTGCCAAGGCATGTCCCCGAAATTTGATCAAGATATTACCCATTTCAAAAAAGGTTCATATCCTCTGTTCCTCACACGATAAAGGACAAGAAGCAAAGCGTAGATGTGGTAATAACACTGCCTGTATCAGTTGTTCACTCTGTATTAAGCAGTGTCCGGTGGAAGCGATAACAATGCAGGACGATTTAGCGGTCATAGATTATGAAAAATGTATTGTCTGCGGCTTATGTGCGACAGTTTGTCCTACAAAAGCGATCATAGATCCCTTAGCTGGCAAAAGAAAAAAGGCGTTTATCCTGGAAGATAAATGTGTTGGCTGTATGATTTGTCTCAAGAATTGCCCTGTAAATGCGATTGAAGGAGAACTGAAAAAACCACACAAAGTCGATATGGAGAAGTGTATTGGCTGTGAAGTATGTCTGCAGAAATGTCCTGTAAAAGCTATCCAGTGGAGATAAAATATAAAACTATCCACGAATTCTCACGAAAATAAACTAATAAACACGAATAAATAAAGAATTGTAGGGGCGACCGATGGTCGCCCTTTTCTGCTGTTTAAGGTAAATCTGTTCACTGTTTTACCTTTAGGAAGGGGTATAGTCGGAGGGGAGCCGACTATACCCCTTCCTAAGGGTAGAAGACAAGAATAGTCAGATATTAGAGAGAAATGGTCTGTCTATTATAACTTATTTATATAAAAGAAGATACCGTAAGGATCGTTGAGAAATAATTAGGACTGTTATATGAGTTATAGAATAGAAGTTATTTCACCAGCAGAGAAGAGATCATCTTATCCGCAACGGTGTAGCAATCGGTTTTTTTATTATAGATATCGTTAATAATTTCATCCAGATTATGAGATGCAAAGAGGGTAGAGATTTCTTGAGAGATAATACTGTTGATACGGTGATGCAGCTCAAATTTAAGCCGTTTTTTTCTATTCATTTCTAAAGAACCACTCTCTTTGAGATATTGGCGATGAAGTTGAACTTTTTGTAAAAGTTCATCGATACCGATATCATCTCTGGCAATTGTTTTTACAATAGGGGGGAGATACTCTTGTTGTTCACTACTCTTCTGCAACATTTCGATCTCGGCAACAGTACGATCAACACCTTCCCGATCTGCCTTGTTGATAACAAAGATATCGGCAATTTCCATAATACCAGCTTTGAGTGCCTGTATATCATCCCCCAAACCGGGTGATAGTATCAGCAGTGTGCTATCAACATGTTGTACGATCTCTACTTCCGATTGACCGACCCCGACTGTCTCGATAATGATATAATCACAGCCATAAGCTTCTAAGATCTTTGCGGCGTCAAGAGTAGCAGCAGAAATGCCACCGAGATATCCACGTGAAGCCATAGATCGAATGTAAACTAGAGGATTAGTACTTAATTGCTGTAATCTGATCCGGTCACCTAAAAGTGCACCACCAGAAAAGGGGCTTGTTGGGTCAATAGCCAGAATGCCTACTTTACTATTATCTTTAATTAGCCGTAAAACGAGTTTTTCAGTGAGAGTGCTCTTCCCTACACCTGGAGGTCCTGTGATACCTATAGTGTAGCTACTATTGGCTTGCTTATGGATCAAGGGGATAATTTCTCTTCCCAGATCTCTATTTTCTACCTGTGAGATCAACTTAGCTAAGGCAACTTCATTGCCTTGTAACATCGATTCAATCAGATCCTGCAACATTTCCCGATTCATATTTCATAACCTTGTAAATCTCTAAGAAAACTCTCTACTTCCGAAAAATAATCGACGGTAGTAGTAATTTTCATTAACTTTTTGCCTTTGTGGGATGAATTTGTCAAACAGTTATTTTGATAGGGATCATTTTGAGTATCAACGATAGTATGATAGCAATACCCGTCCAAACCCTCTAACAGATAGCCGATAAAAACCTGACAATCGGCTTTGATATCGAGATAGATCTCTTTACTGCCGTCCGGTAAGGTCTTAATGTCTTCGACATTGAATTCCAGTTTCATTTAGATCATTTATTAGCTATAAAAGGGCATGTCGAAGAACTTCAGAGACAGAATCTACCAAAATTATGTTCAAATCTTTCTTTATATCGTTTGATATTTCCGACAGTTCGGGTTCGTTTTTGCGTGGTATAATGACAGTTTTAATACCGGCTCTTTTAGCAGCTATGATCTTCTCTTCTAATCCACCAATCGGTAAGACCTTCCCGGAAAGGGTAATCTCGCCTGTCATTGCTATGTCGGCTCTCACTTTCTTTCCGGATAGTGCTGACGTAAAGGCAGTAACGATACCGACACCGGCAGAGGGTCCATCTTTAGGAATAGCACCTTCCGGAATATGGAGATGAAGATCTTTTTTCTTAGGAAAGTCATCCGGAATCTCGAATTCTTTGGCATGAACACGACAATAGCTGTGAGCTGCCTGTGCCGATTCTCTCATCGTTTCTCCGAGTTTACCGGTCAGTTTGATATTTCCTGCTCCCTTCATTTTGACCGCTTCAATTTGCAAGGTCTCACCTCCATAAGGTGTCCAAGCAAGTCCGGTAACAATACCGGCAGCATCTTGACGATTAACCTCTGAATAAAGATGTCGAGCAACACCCAGATATTTAACCAGATCTTTAGCTTCTATATGAAATTTTGGAATTGATTTTTCCGGTTTCTTCCCTTCCTTTTCTTCAATATAGTTCTTGATCGCTTTACGGATGATCTTAGAGAGATGACGTTCAAGATCCCTAACTCCCGCCTCTCGTGTATATGAGCTGATGATTGTTTCGATAGCTTGCATGGAGAAAGTGATATCCATTTTCCCTTCTAACTTATACTCTTTTAGCAACTTAGGGATCAAATGATTCTTGGCAATGTGATATTTATCAAACATTGTATAACCGGGGAGACGAATAATCTCCATTCTATCCATCAATGGTTGGGGAATAGAATTAAGTGAATTAGCAGTAGTTATGAACATAACCTGAGAAAGATCATATCCGAAATCGAGATAGTGATCACGGAAGGAGTTGTTTTGTTCCGGATCGAGTACTTCCAATAGAGCTGAAGCCGGATCACCTCTGAAATCTCGACTCAATTTATCAACTTCGTCCATCATTATGAGCGGATTGAGGGTACCAGCACGTTTCATACTCTGCATGATAACACCTGGTAGAGCACCGACATAAGTTCTTCTATGTCCTCGTATTTCAGCTTCATCGCGTACCCCACCGAGTGAAAGTCTGACAAATTTCCTGTTAGTAGCTTCAGCTATTGATTTACCTAAAGAAGTCTTTCCTACACCGGGAGGACCGACAAAACAGATGATCTGTCCCTTGATTTTATCAGCGAGCCGAATGACTGCCAGAAATTCGAGAATACGATCCTTTACCTTCGTTAACCCGTAATGGTCTCTATCGAGTATAAATTTTGCCTCTTTAATACTTAGATCTTGGGGACTTTGCGGTTCTGCCCATGGCAAATCGAGTATCCAGCTTAGATAAGTATGAATAACGGCATATTCTTGAGAATGTGGTGATATATGGCTTAACCGCTTAAATTCTTCTTCCGCTTTTTTCCGTGCTTCATCATTGAGATTGGTTTCGGTTATTTTTCGCTTAAACTCGAGCAAGTCCTCTTGTTCATCACTACCAATTCCCAACTCTCTTTGGATTATCTTCAACTGTTCGGTCAAATAGTAA
This window encodes:
- the rsxC gene encoding electron transport complex subunit RsxC, producing MGLKTFPGGIHSDDFKRYSKNSPIELFLIPERVVIPLSQHIGAPSKPIVKVGDSVKTGQLICEAGGFVSIPMHASITGKVTKIGRFPHPIGNMQYAIEIIGNGTDEWVELVDDENFMELSVEEMRNRISDAGICGMGGAGFPTHVKLSPPPDKKIDTVIINGVECEPYLTADYRLMLERSEDILKGLRIFMKIVGAKKGYIGIEANKPDAISLFKQILAKEKDLEVVGLQLKYPQGAEKQLIYACTQRKVPNKGGLPMDVGVIVQNVGTAIASYEAVRYKKPLIDRVITVTGRIVNKPKNLQARIGSLFNELLDHCAGTSEEIAKIISGGPMMGYAISTLNTPLAKGSSGLILFDSQEAKKRNEQTCIRCCSCVDVCPMNLMPSMIVSSVQNNDWESARRAGAVDCIKCGCCAYVCPAHIKMIQWIDIGKNKITEIDRTKKEKQS
- a CDS encoding RnfABCDGE type electron transport complex subunit D, with product MSGIYAVSASPHIHQPVSVKKVMWSVVIALMPALIVAVLLFGYRALTLTIYGVIAAVATEAIIQKLRKKEVSITDGSAVITGILISFNLHAGAPWWIPVLGSVFAIAIGKHVFGGLGHNPLNPALLGRVFLVASWPTLTTAGWPRNAFGAISGITSNLSQSIPAVENLVTSATPMAVVKSLRDPVFVESIKETVTDAPAILMGEVASINTLQNVFWGNISGCIGEVSAAALLLGAIYLAWNRIIEWRIPVSYVGTVFVLTFIFGGIDGIFSASILLPLFHIFSGGLILGAFYMATDMVTTPLTKKGRIIFGAGCGLLTTVIRLYGGFPEGVTFAILLMNLIVPLIDKYTLPKTFGEVKI
- a CDS encoding RnfABCDGE type electron transport complex subunit G, with the translated sequence MKYYFKLGAILFLIAAVASGVLAFVNNFTRPIIEENQRRAEDEARREVLPEAAVFKLMNTEYPFYVGFDNEKNIAGYTFIAEEMGYSGVIQTMVGVDPNMRITNIKVIKQSETPGLGANCVRPEFTNQFCNLALEELVLDKDSGSIVTITGATITTRALTSSLQKAIKGVSEELRNLPEISYSDLIEDEAEFVKEEQPSAEEVE
- a CDS encoding electron transport complex subunit E, with product MSLIKEMTKGFVKENPVFIMALGLCPVLAVSTSIENAIGMGLAATFVLLCSNILISLLKDVIPTKVRIPCFIVVIASFVTIVDMLMNAYTPEIHKNLGIFIPLIVVNCIILGRAEAFASRNSLFKSIFDGLGMGIGFTLALVLVAFFRELLGAGQLLGIQILPVSYQPVLLAILAPGAFLTLGLLMGALNLFKKKEVE
- the rsxA gene encoding electron transport complex subunit RsxA, with the protein product MSNIFMLAISAILINNFVLARFLGLCPYIGVSKKLDSALGMGMAVIFVMTMASTITWVIQYHLLAPYNIGYLQTIAFILTIASLVQFVEMVIQKMVPTLYKALGVFLPLITTNCAVLGVSIININESLSFLEAILHGFFAGIGFTLVLIIMAGLRERLEWADLPDSMKGLPIAFIIAGCMALAFLGFSGFKI
- a CDS encoding RnfABCDGE type electron transport complex subunit B is translated as MLQILIPIAIIGGLGLVYGLVLAFASKKFYVAVDPKIDKILEVLPGVNCGACGLPGCAGYAEGIVSSGLPINLCAPGGENTVKAIAGIMGIEAVIREKEIAFILCQSGGYENTLLRYDYQGIATCKAAVLVSNGPNYCNFGCVFQNDCIAACKFDAIKIDERGMRVVNPDKCTGCGACAKACPRNLIKILPISKKVHILCSSHDKGQEAKRRCGNNTACISCSLCIKQCPVEAITMQDDLAVIDYEKCIVCGLCATVCPTKAIIDPLAGKRKKAFILEDKCVGCMICLKNCPVNAIEGELKKPHKVDMEKCIGCEVCLQKCPVKAIQWR
- the meaB gene encoding methylmalonyl Co-A mutase-associated GTPase MeaB; this encodes MLQDLIESMLQGNEVALAKLISQVENRDLGREIIPLIHKQANSSYTIGITGPPGVGKSTLTEKLVLRLIKDNSKVGILAIDPTSPFSGGALLGDRIRLQQLSTNPLVYIRSMASRGYLGGISAATLDAAKILEAYGCDYIIIETVGVGQSEVEIVQHVDSTLLILSPGLGDDIQALKAGIMEIADIFVINKADREGVDRTVAEIEMLQKSSEQQEYLPPIVKTIARDDIGIDELLQKVQLHRQYLKESGSLEMNRKKRLKFELHHRINSIISQEISTLFASHNLDEIINDIYNKKTDCYTVADKMISSLLVK
- the lon gene encoding endopeptidase La; this translates as MALNSKTIKTKNSSQHPVLPLRNLVMTPNIITPLLVGRKGSIEAVEKAYMEDKKIICVAQKNDFESDREPKITELYRMGTLCTILQIFRLPDNNIRLLVEGISRVNIKRYTKKESYLAAAIEINNKTIEKPSAENEALYRTFRKIFLEYLRLNKQIPEEAIISLNEIKKPDEFFYFVLANITADLRMKQRMLEIPSLENSIKSLISFISDEIEILKLENRIDDKVKKKLTKLQKDYYLTEQLKIIQRELGIGSDEQEDLLEFKRKITETNLNDEARKKAEEEFKRLSHISPHSQEYAVIHTYLSWILDLPWAEPQSPQDLSIKEAKFILDRDHYGLTKVKDRILEFLAVIRLADKIKGQIICFVGPPGVGKTSLGKSIAEATNRKFVRLSLGGVRDEAEIRGHRRTYVGALPGVIMQSMKRAGTLNPLIMMDEVDKLSRDFRGDPASALLEVLDPEQNNSFRDHYLDFGYDLSQVMFITTANSLNSIPQPLMDRMEIIRLPGYTMFDKYHIAKNHLIPKLLKEYKLEGKMDITFSMQAIETIISSYTREAGVRDLERHLSKIIRKAIKNYIEEKEGKKPEKSIPKFHIEAKDLVKYLGVARHLYSEVNRQDAAGIVTGLAWTPYGGETLQIEAVKMKGAGNIKLTGKLGETMRESAQAAHSYCRVHAKEFEIPDDFPKKKDLHLHIPEGAIPKDGPSAGVGIVTAFTSALSGKKVRADIAMTGEITLSGKVLPIGGLEEKIIAAKRAGIKTVIIPRKNEPELSEISNDIKKDLNIILVDSVSEVLRHALL